In the Mesorhizobium sp. WSM2240 genome, CCTATGCGGCCCGCATTTTTGACCCGGCCAGATGGCGCTCGGACCAGCCGCTGCGTGTGGTCATGATCGGCACCGATTTCCAGCTTCGCGTCTGGGAGGCGCTGCTGAAGATACCGATGGGCAGGGCGCGCACCTATTCGTCGATCGCCGCGGAAATCGGTTCGCCGCAGGCGAGCCGGGCGGTCGGCGCGGCGATCGGGGCGAACCCTCTCTCCTTTGTGGTGCCTTGCCACAGGGCGCTGGGCAAATCCGGCCAGCTGACCGGCTATCACTGGGGCCTCACCCGCAAGCGAGCTATCCTCGGCTGGGAAGCCGGCCAGGTCTGCGCCCGCTGATCATTTTCGCCGGCCGCGTCTTTCCAATGGCCAGCTAAATCCGTAGCTTCCCGGAAAATCACCGGGAGGCTTTTCTTGATCATCGTCATCGGCTCGATCAATCTCGACCTCATCGCCACCGTCGAGCGCCTGCCCGACCCCGGCGAGACGGTCGCGGGCGACACGTTCAAGACCGCGCCGGGCGGCAAGGGCGCCAATCAGGCGCTGGCGGCGGCGCGCGCTGGGGCCCAGGTCCGCATGATCGGCGCGGTCGGCAAGGACGCGTTCGCGGCCGAGGCGCTGGCCTGCCTGAAGGAGGCCAGGGTCGACCTTTCCGGCGTGCGCGAGGCGCATGCCGCGACCGGAACCGCTCATATCCTTGTCGATAGCCGCGGAGAAAACGTGATCGTGGTGGTGCCCGGCGCCAATGGCGCCGTCTTGCCCGGCGACCTCGTGAAAGCAAAGCCAAAAAGGGGCGACATCCTGCTTCTCCAGCACGAGATACCGCAGGCGACGATCGAGGCGGCGCTCGACGCCGCCCGAGACGCCGGCGCGACGACCATCCTCAACACCGCGCCCTTCCGCACCGAGGCCGCTTTATGCTTCGGCAAGGCCGACTATGTCGTCGCCAATGAGACCGAGTTCGACCTTTACGGCGAGGCGCTGGCGCTGCGCGGCCGCGACCGCCCCGCCCGGATGAAGAGTTTTGCGGAAAACACAGGCCGGACGATTGTCGTCACCCTGGGCGGCGAAGGCGTGCTCGCCGCGACGCCTGAGGCATTTTTCGAGGTTCCCGCGCTGAAGATCACGCCGGTCGACACGGTCGGGGCCGGCGACACGTTCTGCGGCTATCTCGCCGCGGGGCTCGCATCCGGCATCGGCCTGGAGGGCGCGCTGCGCCGCGCGGCGGCCGCCGGTTCGCTTGCCTGCCTGAAACCCGGCGCGCAGCCGGCCATACCGTTGGCCAAGGAGGTCGACGCGGCGCTGGCCGCCGGCTGACACTCTTGACGAGCGCCCCGCAAAATGCAGCCCTGACGCGAGCAAACCTCAGGGGCCGAAAATGTCGCTCGAAGTCTATGTCGCCTACACGCTCGCCTGCATCGTTATCATCCTGGTGCCGGGCCCGACCGTCACCCTGGTCATCGCATCGAGCATGCGCCACGGCACGCGGGCAGGCCTGCTCAACGTCGCCGGAACCCAGGCCGGCATCGCAATGATGATCGCCATCGTCGGCATCGGCCTCAACTCGATGATCGAGGCGATGGGGCACTGGTTCGAATGGGTGAGGCTGCTGGGCGCCGCCTACCTCATCTATATCGGCTGGCAGATGATCCGTTCGAGCGGCAAGCTATCCGAGGGTGAAGCGCCGGTCGCGCCGCGCGGCGGATTTTTCCTGCAGGGGCTCCTGGTCGCCGTCAGCAACCCGAAGACGCTGATCTTTTTCGGCGCCTTCATCCCGCAGTTCATAGACCACAGCCTCGCCTATATGCCGCAGATCGTCATCATGGGCGTCACCGCGCTGATTTTCGCGGCCTTCTCGGACTCCGCCTACGCCATCGTCGCCGGCCGCGCCGGCAAGGCGCTGTCGGCGCACCGGGTAAAGCTGCTCTCCCGCATCAGCGGCGGCTTCCTGATCGGCGGCGGGCTCTGGCTGGCGTTTTCGCGGACGAAGTGAGTCAGCGGATTAAAAGCCTAGTGGATCTTGAAGAAGCTCATCCGGCCGCTCAACTATAACGAGTGGGCACATCGCGGCTTGGGTTTCGCATCTGGCTGATGGTTCTGCAGGAAAATTTCCGCGGCACCATCGCCACCCTTTGTTTTCTTGTTTTATCGATCTTTTTGTTGCTGGCGATGGTCGCCAGCACAAGTTCCGTAATCAAAACGGATCAGATTGTCGGCACCATTGAATCAGCGACCGCTGGGCCTTTGAACCCGAAGGCTTCGATCGGCCGTGGATTCTACTACCAATACAGCGTCCGTCTTCACAACGACGGATTGCTGGTTTTGGTCCGGGGCGACATCAAGAGGCCGCTTCGGCTCGGGCACCACGTTCTGATCGACCGCCAGTACTGGCAGAATGGCCGGATCACCTACCGGCTGTCCGGCCCGGCTGGCTTTGGCTTATAGCCTCCCCAACCGCTCCACCAGCAGCGCGAAAAAGCCCTCATGGTCGATGTCGCGCATGTAGGTGACGTTCTTCTCCCGCTTGGTCACGCCCCACCAGTCGGCGACGGTCATGCCCATGGTCAGTTCCGAGCTGGTCTCTACCGTCACGTTGCAGCGGCGGCCCTTGAAGAATTCCGGCTTCAGGAGATAGGCGATGACGCAGGGGTCGTGCAGCGGGCCGCCGTCGGTGCCGTATTTTTCCTCGTCGAAGCGCTCGAAGAATTCGAGCATCTCGGCGGTTGCGACGCCAACCCTGGTGCCGAGTTCGCGAAAAGCGGCGACGCGCTTTGCCGTCGTCAGCGCCTTATGGGTGACATCGAGCGGCATCATCACGATCGGGATGCCGGATTTCAGCACGATGTCGGCCGCGTGCGGGTCGACATAGATGTTGAACTCGGCGGTCGGCGTGACATTGCCGCCTTCGAAGAAGCCGCCGCCCATCAGCACGATCTCGCGGATGCGCGGCGCGATCTGCGGCTCGCGGATGAGCGCCAGCGCGATATTGGTCAGCGGCCCGAGCGGGCAAAGCGTCACCGCGCCGCTTTCTTCCCGCATCAGCGTCTCGACGATGAAATCGACAGCATGCTGCTCCTGCAGCTTCATGGTCGGGTCGGGAAGCTGGGGCCCGTTGAGGCCGCTCTGGCCATGCACATGCTCGGCGGTTTCCAGTTCCCGCACCAGCGGCCGCACCGCGCCGGCATAAACCTTCGTATCCGGCTTTCCCGCCAGTTCGCAGATCTTGCGGGCGTTCTTCTCGGTCAGTTTCAGGGGAACATTGCCCGCAACCGCCGTGATCCCGAGGATTTCGAGCTCCGGGCTCGCCAGCGCCAGGAGGATCGCGACGGCGTCGTCCTGGCCGGGATCGGTATCGATGATGATCTTGCGGGGTGCGGGCATTTCGTATCCTTTGATTGCTGCCGTGCAGACTTGAACTTGTTTGCGGCGCGGACCATATCAGCATCGTCAGGAAAAATGCCATCCGGGTTTTTCCTTTCAGGTCGCTCTTAGAGGACACGGAAATGAGTCGCATGACGCCTTTTTCGAGCCCGCTTCTGCTCGGGTTCGACGCGATGGAAAAGACACTCGAACGCCTGGCCAAAACAGGCGACAGCTATCCCCCCTACAATATCGAGCGCGTCCGGAACGTCGAAGGGTCAGGCGAAAGACTGCGCATCACGCTGGCAGTCGCCGGCTTCTGCGATGAGGATCTGGAGGTCACGACCGAGGAGAATCAACTCGTCGTTCGCGGCCGGCAGAACGACGAGACCGAGCGGGAGTTCCTGCACCGCGGGATAGCGGCGCGGCAGTTCCAGCGAACATTCGTCCTTGCCGACGGCATGCGGGTGATCGCGGCGGAACTGAAGAACGGACTTCTGGCAATCGATCTCGACCGGCCCGAGCCCGAAAGGCTCGTACGGAAAATAAACATTTCGGTGAAAGACTGAAACAATTCTCGCCGGAACCAAACAGCTCTATGGCGGGTTGGTCATCAGGGACGCCCCGCGAGCAGGAGGCTAACATGGCATATCAAGGCACACGGCAAATCACCGTTTCGAAGGCCGATCTTGCGCATCTCGGCGAGGGCTCGGTGGCGTATCTGCGCGAAATCGGCAGCGACGAGTTGAAGGGCAAATTCCCCGGCCTGCCGGAGATCGCGCCCAACACGACGCTCTGGGCGCTCTTCGCCGCCAACGGTCAGCCGATTCTTTTGTCCGACGAGCGTGATCGCGCGCTGGCCGGCGCCCTGGAAAACGACTTGATCCCCGTCGCGATCCACTAAGGCGGCGCAGTACCCTCAACGATAACGGGCGGCCCTGGAGCCGCCCGCCCAACGAATTCATTCAAAAAAAGAATAATCAGGCTGCGTGAGAGGCCTGCGTATCGGACAGCAGCGCGTGGATCGCCGCGGCGTCTCTGGTGCCGCGAATCTTGGCCACGATTTCGCCGTCTCGCAGAACCCGCGCGATGCGCGACAGCGCCTTCAGATGATCCGCGCCCGCGCCTTCGGGCGCCAGAAGCAGAAAAACCAGATCGACGGGCTGGTCGTCCAGCGCCTCGAAATCGACAGGCGCCTCGAGGCGGGCAAACACGCCGGTGATCCGCTTGACGCCGGCCAGCTTGCCGTGAGGGATTGCGATGCCGTTGCCGACTCCGGTAGAGCCCAGCCGCTCGCGCTGCAATATGGTGTCGAACACCTCGCGTTCCGGCAGCCCGGTTATCGCGGCCGCCCTTTCGGCCAGGAGTTGCAACAGCTGCTTCTTCGAATTCGCCTTGAGGGCCGGCATTATGGCCGGCACTTCGATGAGATCGCTGAGATCCATTCCAAAATCCTTTGCTCGTCCCGTCCGCCGCAGGTCCCCTACCCGTGGTCGTCCGGGAGACGCGTTTATTCCTGCGCGACTTTTGTCGTCGAGGGGTCGATCCAGCCGATGTTCCCATCGGGCCGGCGATATACGATGTTGACGTGGTCGCTGCCGGCGTGGCGGAAGACGAATACCGGACTGTCCTTGGTGTCGAGTTCGATGACCGCGGAGGCCACCGACATGGTTTTCAGCGCCATGGTCGATTCGGCGACGATGGCCGGCGCGTAGTCCGCAGGCAGATCCTCGTCGTCATCGGCAATCGGCGCCATGATCGTATAGGCGATATCAGTGGCGCCGCCATTGCTCCCAGGGCCATGCGATTTCAGCCTTCGCTTGTAGCGCCTGAGACGCTTCTCGAAGCGGTCGGCGGCGGCTTCGAAGGCCGCCGTCGGCTCCTGGGCGTCGCCGGTGGCCTGCAAAGCCGCCCCGCTGTCCAGATGAATCATGCAGTCGGCGGTGTAGCGTGACCCGGACTTGATAACTGTTACGTGTCCGGAAGATCCGCCGTCGAAATATTTCTCGATTGTTTCGCCGATGCGGGCCACGATGCGCGCACGGAACGCATCGCCGATATCCATGTGCTTTCCCGAAATGCGCAGGGTCATGAAAACCGACCTTCCTTGCTCAGACATCACTTTTTGAGTTTATACCGGTGGCCGAAGCGCACAAGCTTCACGGCGGTTCAAGCGCCGATATTAGGTCCGAACTTTCTGGTTAATCACAGGCCGTCTCCCGACGGGGTCATCTATGCGCGGGCATCAGCCCGTCCCATGCGGGCGGGCTTCTAGTCACTTCATTGCAGCTTGTCAATGAACGTCAAACCCCGAAAAAGCCGGGAGTGCGCCTACCTGCCTGCGCCCGCCATGGCGCGCTTTTCGCGCCGGCGCTGGACCGAGGAAGGAATGTTCATACCTTCCCGATACTTGGCGACCGTGCGCCGGGCGATGTCGACGCCATCCTTCTTCAAGATATCCACAATGGCGTCGTCTGAAAGCACGTCGACCGGCTGCTCCTGGTCGATCATCTGCCTGATGCGGTCGCGCACCGCTTCCGAAGAATGCGCTTCGCCTCCGCCGGCCGAGGCGATCGCCGCGGTGAAGAAATAGCGCAACTCGAACACGCCGCGCGGGGTCAGCATGTATTTGTTGGCGGTGACGCGGCTGACGGTCGATTCGTGCATGCCGATGGCGTCGGCCACCATGCGCAAATTGAGCGGACGCAAATGCCGCACGCCGTGGAGCAGGAAGGCGTCCTGCTGGCGGACGATCTCCGACGCCACCTTCAATATGGTCTTGGCGCGCTGGTCGAGGCTGCGCGTCAGCCAGTTGGCGTTCTGCAGGCACTCCGACAGGAAGTCCTTCTCCGTCTGATTCCTTGCGCCGCCGGACACCTGCGCGAAATAGACTTGGTCGACAAGCACGCGCGGCAGCGTTTCCGCGTTGAGCTCGACCGTCCAGGAGCCGTCGCTGGCCGCGCGGACCTCCACGTCGGCGACGATGGTGTCGGCGACACCGCCGCCGATAAAGGCCATGCCGGGCCTCGGATCGAGCGCGCGGATTTCCGCCATCATGTCGAGCAGGTCCTCCTCGTCGACGCCGCAAATCCTCTTCAGGGACTGGAAATCGCGCCGCGCCAGCAATTCCAGATTGCCGATCAGCGCCCGCATCGCCGGATCGAAGCGGTCGCGGCGCTGAAGCTGCAGGGCGAGGCATTCGGCGAGATCGCGCGCAAAAACGCCGGCGGGATCGAAAGACTGGC is a window encoding:
- a CDS encoding DUF1150 family protein is translated as MAYQGTRQITVSKADLAHLGEGSVAYLREIGSDELKGKFPGLPEIAPNTTLWALFAANGQPILLSDERDRALAGALENDLIPVAIH
- the rpoN gene encoding RNA polymerase factor sigma-54 — translated: MALSAKLQIRQSQSLVMTPQLMQSIKLLQMTYTELERFVEDEIERNPLIERADPRDDAASDQLQKTEAPEPAGEDWLAAEQPAWSAEAMAEKLDASLENIFPDDPGATQRLGPDLTAQWKSAGTGAGGSSDTFEMEDIAAAAVTLRDHVGEQIAFAFTDPARRLIARELADGLDDAGYFRGEIVEIADRLGAGEAMVGEVLSVCQSFDPAGVFARDLAECLALQLQRRDRFDPAMRALIGNLELLARRDFQSLKRICGVDEEDLLDMMAEIRALDPRPGMAFIGGGVADTIVADVEVRAASDGSWTVELNAETLPRVLVDQVYFAQVSGGARNQTEKDFLSECLQNANWLTRSLDQRAKTILKVASEIVRQQDAFLLHGVRHLRPLNLRMVADAIGMHESTVSRVTANKYMLTPRGVFELRYFFTAAIASAGGGEAHSSEAVRDRIRQMIDQEQPVDVLSDDAIVDILKKDGVDIARRTVAKYREGMNIPSSVQRRREKRAMAGAGR
- a CDS encoding LysE family translocator gives rise to the protein MSLEVYVAYTLACIVIILVPGPTVTLVIASSMRHGTRAGLLNVAGTQAGIAMMIAIVGIGLNSMIEAMGHWFEWVRLLGAAYLIYIGWQMIRSSGKLSEGEAPVAPRGGFFLQGLLVAVSNPKTLIFFGAFIPQFIDHSLAYMPQIVIMGVTALIFAAFSDSAYAIVAGRAGKALSAHRVKLLSRISGGFLIGGGLWLAFSRTK
- a CDS encoding Hsp20 family protein gives rise to the protein MSRMTPFSSPLLLGFDAMEKTLERLAKTGDSYPPYNIERVRNVEGSGERLRITLAVAGFCDEDLEVTTEENQLVVRGRQNDETEREFLHRGIAARQFQRTFVLADGMRVIAAELKNGLLAIDLDRPEPERLVRKINISVKD
- a CDS encoding nucleoside hydrolase; its protein translation is MPAPRKIIIDTDPGQDDAVAILLALASPELEILGITAVAGNVPLKLTEKNARKICELAGKPDTKVYAGAVRPLVRELETAEHVHGQSGLNGPQLPDPTMKLQEQHAVDFIVETLMREESGAVTLCPLGPLTNIALALIREPQIAPRIREIVLMGGGFFEGGNVTPTAEFNIYVDPHAADIVLKSGIPIVMMPLDVTHKALTTAKRVAAFRELGTRVGVATAEMLEFFERFDEEKYGTDGGPLHDPCVIAYLLKPEFFKGRRCNVTVETSSELTMGMTVADWWGVTKREKNVTYMRDIDHEGFFALLVERLGRL
- the ptsN gene encoding PTS IIA-like nitrogen regulatory protein PtsN, yielding MDLSDLIEVPAIMPALKANSKKQLLQLLAERAAAITGLPEREVFDTILQRERLGSTGVGNGIAIPHGKLAGVKRITGVFARLEAPVDFEALDDQPVDLVFLLLAPEGAGADHLKALSRIARVLRDGEIVAKIRGTRDAAAIHALLSDTQASHAA
- a CDS encoding ribokinase encodes the protein MIIVIGSINLDLIATVERLPDPGETVAGDTFKTAPGGKGANQALAAARAGAQVRMIGAVGKDAFAAEALACLKEARVDLSGVREAHAATGTAHILVDSRGENVIVVVPGANGAVLPGDLVKAKPKRGDILLLQHEIPQATIEAALDAARDAGATTILNTAPFRTEAALCFGKADYVVANETEFDLYGEALALRGRDRPARMKSFAENTGRTIVVTLGGEGVLAATPEAFFEVPALKITPVDTVGAGDTFCGYLAAGLASGIGLEGALRRAAAAGSLACLKPGAQPAIPLAKEVDAALAAG
- the raiA gene encoding ribosome-associated translation inhibitor RaiA → MTLRISGKHMDIGDAFRARIVARIGETIEKYFDGGSSGHVTVIKSGSRYTADCMIHLDSGAALQATGDAQEPTAAFEAAADRFEKRLRRYKRRLKSHGPGSNGGATDIAYTIMAPIADDDEDLPADYAPAIVAESTMALKTMSVASAVIELDTKDSPVFVFRHAGSDHVNIVYRRPDGNIGWIDPSTTKVAQE